One Nitrospira sp. DNA window includes the following coding sequences:
- a CDS encoding Undecaprenyl-phosphate alpha-N-acetylglucosaminyl 1-phosphate transferase gives MLTCLFLILVASSASLLLTPIVRDVAIRIGAVDKPGGRKIHVVPVPQLGGISVILSVLLAVFAAQVLEWMSGGSNLNIRESTAVLAGAGILFLVGFYDDLSAVPAWVKFLFQSAAAAITIWLGVRIESISIFGLGTVDAGVLTIPLTFLWIVGLTNAFNLIDGLDGLASGLGIIAAATSATIFFMGGGASSDGLLLLILVGALIGFLRYNFHPASIFLGDTGSQFIGYILAVTAVTGSQKSATALPVIIPLLVFGLPILDTILSMVRRAVRSVGASPQPCIAFRKWMNTAKHMFEGDRDHVHHRLLALGFTQRSAVLTLYALAAGLSCLAILAVVAQYRNAGVILSTVIVATYIGIRKLGYEEVAFIKTGTVLRWCERAVSTRLRFIVLLDGLLITTAYWAAFLLKYSELRELEIVTWYVTAFPCILIIQIGVFFGFGLYRDVNRIVGIDDLLPVSMAVGLAVLLSYMVSVIYDPPSGISALFGIDGLLLYILLVNRCCAYKILVNLRRRTSVAQGDHVLIYGAGRRGECILRELTENQGLGLCPVGFLDDDPQLINHKIGSVRILGSSRNLSAIFGCLNISVVIVSSRKIPAGRLGLVMKLCSRHQIPVLRWQFQLDHLSGESHSNLSDASHWRDIAPVSHREVTTASGYATTV, from the coding sequence ATGCTTACCTGCCTCTTTCTCATTCTTGTTGCAAGTTCGGCTTCCCTGTTGCTGACGCCGATCGTTCGTGACGTGGCCATACGGATCGGTGCTGTCGACAAGCCTGGGGGACGAAAGATTCATGTCGTCCCGGTTCCGCAGCTCGGCGGCATCAGTGTCATTCTGTCCGTTCTGCTGGCAGTCTTCGCTGCCCAGGTGTTGGAATGGATGAGCGGAGGCAGCAATTTAAACATCCGGGAATCCACCGCGGTGCTGGCGGGGGCAGGCATTCTTTTTCTTGTCGGTTTTTATGACGATCTCAGTGCTGTTCCGGCATGGGTAAAGTTCCTCTTCCAATCCGCTGCCGCCGCGATCACCATTTGGCTTGGTGTTCGAATCGAATCGATTTCGATCTTTGGTCTCGGCACGGTCGATGCGGGAGTTCTCACGATCCCCCTTACATTTTTGTGGATCGTGGGCCTTACCAATGCGTTTAACCTCATCGACGGACTGGATGGATTAGCCAGCGGATTAGGTATCATTGCGGCGGCGACGAGTGCGACGATTTTTTTCATGGGAGGCGGAGCGTCATCGGATGGGTTGCTCTTACTGATTCTTGTCGGGGCACTCATCGGGTTTCTCCGATATAACTTCCATCCAGCTTCCATCTTCTTGGGCGATACCGGAAGCCAGTTCATCGGGTACATACTGGCCGTGACGGCGGTGACCGGCTCTCAAAAGAGCGCCACGGCCCTGCCGGTGATCATCCCGCTCCTCGTGTTCGGCTTGCCCATCCTTGACACGATCCTCTCCATGGTCCGCCGCGCCGTTCGCAGTGTTGGGGCGAGCCCACAACCCTGCATCGCTTTCAGGAAGTGGATGAACACAGCGAAGCACATGTTCGAGGGAGACCGAGACCATGTCCATCACCGGCTGCTGGCATTGGGGTTTACCCAGCGATCCGCCGTGCTGACGCTGTACGCGCTCGCCGCCGGGTTGTCGTGTCTCGCGATTCTTGCAGTCGTCGCCCAATACCGCAACGCCGGAGTCATTCTCTCGACGGTCATCGTCGCAACCTACATCGGCATCCGTAAACTGGGGTACGAAGAAGTCGCCTTCATAAAAACCGGGACCGTGCTGCGCTGGTGTGAGCGGGCGGTGTCCACACGGTTGCGGTTCATTGTCCTCTTGGATGGCCTTCTGATCACGACTGCATATTGGGCGGCGTTTCTGTTGAAGTACTCCGAGCTCAGGGAACTTGAAATCGTGACATGGTACGTGACCGCATTTCCATGCATTCTCATCATTCAGATCGGCGTCTTCTTCGGGTTCGGCCTCTACCGTGATGTGAACCGCATTGTAGGCATCGACGATCTGCTGCCTGTCAGTATGGCGGTCGGTCTTGCCGTTCTCCTGTCGTATATGGTGTCGGTCATTTATGATCCTCCTTCAGGAATATCCGCCTTGTTCGGCATAGATGGCCTGCTCTTGTACATCCTGCTGGTGAACAGGTGTTGCGCCTATAAGATCCTCGTCAACCTTCGACGCCGGACTTCCGTGGCACAAGGAGATCATGTCCTGATCTATGGAGCTGGACGACGCGGCGAATGCATTCTGCGTGAACTGACGGAAAATCAAGGGCTCGGGTTGTGTCCCGTAGGCTTTCTTGATGACGATCCGCAGCTCATCAATCATAAGATCGGATCCGTGCGTATTCTCGGATCGAGCCGAAATTTGTCCGCCATTTTTGGCTGTCTCAACATCTCCGTCGTCATCGTATCCTCCCGTAAGATTCCCGCGGGACGTTTGGGATTGGTGATGAAACTCTGCTCGCGACATCAGATTCCTGTTTTGCGGTGGCAATTTCAATTGGACCATCTCTCCGGGGAAAGTCATTCGAACCTCTCTGATGCGTCTCATTGGAGAGACATCGCCCCGGTGTCGCATAGAGAAGTCACGACCGCATCAGGTTATGCCACCACGGTCTAG
- a CDS encoding Aminotransferase, DegT/DnrJ/EryC1/StrS family, whose translation MLLKNSFAVSRSNFLPFALPSIGEEEIAEVVDSLRSGWITTGPKVKLFEDAFAQYVGTPYAIAVSSCTAALHIALTALGVGPGDEVIVPTLTFCASANVVVHLGARPVLIDVGEDFNVTPEAVERAITPRTKAVMLVHYSGQACELKALYEVARRHNLAVIEDAAHATGAEYRGMKIGDARHSTVYGSERHVVCFSFYAIKNLTTGEGGLIATADGTLAERMRLLTLHGMNRDAWKRYMGSESWFYEVLEPGYKCNMTDIQASLGIHQLKKLDGFIETRARYARLYTEVFRDIPEVETPLVHPTRTHAWHLYVIRLALERMTIDRAQFIEALRIRNIGTSVHFIPVHLHPYYQKQYRYRHGDLKQAEYLYDRIVSLPLYPGMTEDDVHDVIDSVQAVTSAYRR comes from the coding sequence ATGCTGCTGAAAAACTCGTTCGCAGTCTCACGATCAAACTTTCTTCCATTCGCGCTGCCTTCCATAGGAGAAGAGGAAATCGCGGAGGTCGTCGACTCGCTTCGTTCCGGTTGGATCACGACAGGTCCCAAGGTCAAACTATTTGAGGACGCATTCGCGCAGTATGTCGGAACGCCCTATGCCATCGCCGTGAGCTCCTGCACGGCCGCCCTCCATATTGCACTCACGGCTTTAGGGGTCGGGCCGGGCGACGAAGTCATCGTTCCGACACTGACGTTTTGCGCTTCCGCCAATGTCGTCGTGCACCTGGGCGCGCGGCCTGTATTGATCGATGTCGGGGAGGATTTCAACGTCACGCCTGAGGCGGTCGAACGAGCGATTACGCCCCGCACGAAGGCCGTCATGCTGGTGCACTATAGCGGACAGGCTTGCGAATTGAAGGCGCTTTATGAAGTCGCTCGTCGGCACAACCTTGCCGTGATCGAAGATGCTGCACATGCCACCGGCGCGGAATACCGAGGCATGAAGATAGGCGACGCTCGGCACTCCACAGTCTACGGTTCGGAACGACATGTCGTATGCTTCAGTTTTTATGCGATCAAGAACCTGACCACCGGTGAAGGGGGTCTGATTGCAACGGCGGATGGTACGCTGGCCGAGCGCATGCGTTTGTTGACGCTGCACGGAATGAATCGAGACGCATGGAAACGATACATGGGCTCCGAGAGCTGGTTTTACGAAGTCTTGGAGCCGGGGTACAAATGTAACATGACCGACATTCAGGCCAGCTTGGGAATTCACCAGCTCAAGAAGCTCGACGGGTTCATCGAAACACGTGCACGGTATGCGCGGCTCTATACGGAGGTCTTTCGTGATATTCCGGAAGTCGAGACGCCGCTGGTGCATCCGACACGCACGCATGCCTGGCATCTGTATGTGATCCGATTGGCGCTCGAACGAATGACGATCGACCGTGCGCAATTCATTGAGGCGCTTCGAATTCGAAACATCGGGACGAGCGTGCACTTCATCCCCGTTCATCTGCATCCCTATTATCAGAAACAATACAGGTATCGTCATGGCGATCTGAAACAGGCCGAATATCTCTATGACAGGATCGTGTCACTGCCGCTCTATCCCGGCATGACCGAGGACGATGTCCATGATGTCATTGACTCGGTTCAAGCCGTAACGTCTGCGTACAGAAGGTGA
- a CDS encoding glycosyltransferase family 4 protein, with the protein MGRRPRLLYIVDDDSYFCSHRLDLARTARDSGFEVSVGTLVQRHAKQIEKEEFTLLPIRLRRGIQSPLYELGSLVELIRLYRRVRPDIIHHVALKQIMFGATAARLARVPAIVNAVTGLGYMNNGDSSRRRLLRVGVKPVLRWAMGHPRSVVIFQNTEDCKDFVEAGLVRMSQALIIRGAGVNTSDFSPSPQPDGEPVVVLASRMLRDKGVGEFLEAARLLKQEGVRARLALVGAVDRENPSTYTEIELRRWQAEGIVEWWGHQDDMAKIFAGSHIAVLPSYGEGLPKVLLEAAACARPLVATRVRGCREIVRDGENGLLVPPRDPQALAQALRTLIYDRALRDRMGLRGREIVVKEFDARHVAEETISAYQWLLGDGRNTASISDYHDAVYGTGTYGRSDPAPFIHDHR; encoded by the coding sequence GTGGGTAGAAGGCCGCGTCTCCTGTATATCGTCGATGATGATTCCTATTTCTGCTCACATCGGCTCGATCTTGCTCGGACAGCGCGGGATTCAGGATTTGAAGTCTCGGTCGGCACGCTGGTTCAGCGGCATGCCAAGCAGATTGAAAAGGAAGAATTCACACTCCTGCCGATTCGATTACGGCGAGGGATACAGTCACCTCTCTACGAATTGGGCTCTCTCGTGGAGCTCATCCGGCTGTATCGTCGTGTGCGACCCGACATCATTCATCACGTTGCACTCAAGCAGATCATGTTCGGGGCGACTGCGGCGCGGTTGGCCCGAGTGCCGGCGATCGTGAATGCCGTTACCGGCCTAGGCTATATGAACAATGGCGACTCCTCTCGTCGTAGGTTGCTCCGCGTAGGCGTCAAGCCCGTTTTACGCTGGGCGATGGGACATCCTCGTTCCGTCGTCATTTTTCAGAATACGGAAGACTGTAAAGACTTCGTGGAGGCCGGCCTTGTGAGGATGTCCCAGGCGCTCATTATTCGCGGAGCTGGTGTCAATACTTCCGATTTCAGTCCATCTCCACAGCCCGATGGGGAGCCCGTCGTGGTCCTTGCCTCTCGAATGTTACGGGATAAGGGAGTCGGTGAATTTCTCGAGGCCGCCAGACTATTGAAGCAGGAAGGCGTCCGAGCGCGGCTAGCCTTAGTGGGGGCAGTCGATAGGGAAAATCCGTCTACCTATACCGAAATCGAGCTTAGACGTTGGCAGGCCGAAGGGATTGTCGAATGGTGGGGACACCAAGATGACATGGCCAAAATCTTCGCGGGCTCCCATATCGCAGTGCTGCCTTCCTATGGAGAGGGACTGCCGAAAGTACTTTTGGAGGCCGCGGCCTGCGCGAGACCGCTTGTTGCGACCCGCGTAAGGGGGTGCAGAGAGATCGTAAGAGATGGGGAGAACGGATTGCTTGTGCCGCCGCGAGATCCCCAGGCACTGGCGCAAGCCCTTAGAACGCTCATTTACGATAGGGCCTTGCGGGACAGGATGGGATTGCGAGGCCGCGAAATCGTCGTGAAGGAGTTTGACGCGCGTCATGTCGCAGAGGAAACGATTTCGGCGTATCAGTGGCTGTTAGGAGATGGCCGGAACACTGCATCCATTTCTGATTACCATGATGCCGTGTATGGTACCGGCACCTATGGGCGATCTGACCCCGCCCCCTTTATTCATGACCATCGATGA
- a CDS encoding Adenine-specific methyltransferase, translating to MAGVTPTLRVDSESYLSDEALSERSTRQITFLSRAGRKPGLLLGIDGAMNTSYIQRLRQGSLIDLRTLKSRTPWWVKMAGRIAPSRLPCGYNFWHRLGVFEHGRMEDPSYAFQVFTRHFNKVRATKRPEEIVALELGPGDSLFSAVIASAVGVSASYLIDVGDFAVKDLKKYAEMASFVRRQGLPAPPVERVTSIGDLLPLCRATYGSSGLSSLRAIPSRSVDFIWSQAVLQSVRRAELLDTMRELRRVLKDDGLCSHVVDLSDLFVKELHHLRFRDSIWESDAVARCGFYANRLRYSDMLTVFRRAGFKVTVVAVKRWDEVPIPRRKLVLPFRTMPEEELRVFGFEVTLLPA from the coding sequence GTGGCGGGTGTCACGCCGACGTTGAGGGTCGATTCCGAATCGTACTTATCGGATGAGGCTTTATCCGAGAGGAGTACGCGTCAAATTACTTTTCTATCCAGGGCCGGAAGGAAGCCGGGGTTGCTGCTCGGCATAGACGGAGCGATGAATACGTCCTATATCCAGAGGTTGAGGCAGGGGAGTCTCATTGATCTGCGGACGTTGAAGTCCAGAACTCCCTGGTGGGTCAAGATGGCGGGGAGAATAGCGCCTTCACGTCTGCCTTGCGGATACAACTTTTGGCACAGGTTAGGCGTATTTGAACATGGTCGTATGGAAGATCCATCGTATGCTTTTCAAGTGTTCACCCGTCACTTCAACAAAGTTCGAGCGACGAAACGTCCCGAAGAAATCGTTGCATTGGAACTCGGGCCAGGCGATTCCCTTTTTTCAGCCGTGATTGCTTCTGCGGTCGGAGTTTCCGCCTCCTATCTGATCGACGTCGGAGACTTTGCCGTGAAGGATCTCAAGAAGTATGCAGAAATGGCATCATTTGTTCGTCGTCAAGGCCTGCCCGCTCCACCTGTGGAGCGGGTGACTTCCATCGGCGATTTGTTGCCGCTCTGTCGTGCAACCTACGGATCAAGCGGGTTGTCGTCCCTCCGCGCCATTCCCTCGCGATCCGTAGACTTCATCTGGTCCCAGGCAGTGCTTCAGAGCGTACGACGAGCGGAACTGCTGGATACCATGCGCGAACTCCGTCGAGTCTTGAAGGACGACGGCCTGTGCTCTCATGTCGTGGATCTTTCCGACCTGTTCGTCAAGGAGCTTCATCATTTACGATTCCGCGATTCGATATGGGAATCCGATGCTGTTGCGCGGTGCGGGTTTTATGCCAACCGGCTACGGTATTCCGACATGCTGACCGTGTTCCGACGCGCCGGATTCAAGGTGACGGTTGTCGCGGTCAAGCGGTGGGACGAAGTCCCGATACCACGACGGAAGCTCGTTCTACCGTTTCGGACGATGCCGGAAGAAGAATTGCGGGTCTTTGGATTTGAGGTCACATTGCTTCCTGCGTGA
- a CDS encoding UDP-glucose 4-epimerase: protein MRAAGRTCLSPKTWARIAADAMMVNGAWASALVVRFIFEIGIQGNGPPQNVLMEYVDEYVASVWLLTLISVVVFYGSGFYTRGRYYEGHYKALVVAQGVSLSYLIFGFVSFFLRVGVSLPRSVLFIGWFLTCAELIVARLWTMIWRAIDDREPAAHGPNITRQGTRRVLVIGGAGFIGSALLPKLLQRGYEVRLFDLLLFGKEPIANLAGYSNLEIIQGDFRHMDKVVRAMKGVDDVIHLGAIVGDQACSLDEELTIEVNLIATRMVAEVAKGSGIKRFYFASTCSVFGSNEETLDERSVVNPLSLYARSKLASERVLMPLASDVFSPVILRFGTVYGLSGRTRFDLVVNLLTAKALADGKLYVFGADQWRPFVHVDDAALALTNAVEAPIELIHNQVFNVGSNAQNYQLRDVAQIIRSLVPGTVVTEQEAGADFRNYRVDFTKIARVLEFVPQWTLEQGVTQVIAALKRGEVPDYRHPMYSNVTFLSEEHNSNLMRREMGWAVDLMNIKTVPLDTGSTVSAAS, encoded by the coding sequence ATGAGAGCAGCCGGAAGGACATGTCTGTCGCCGAAGACGTGGGCGCGGATTGCGGCCGACGCCATGATGGTGAACGGAGCCTGGGCTTCGGCCTTGGTGGTACGGTTTATTTTTGAAATCGGGATACAGGGAAATGGACCGCCACAGAACGTTCTGATGGAATATGTTGATGAATATGTGGCTAGCGTTTGGCTCCTTACGCTCATTTCGGTCGTAGTGTTTTACGGCAGCGGATTTTACACACGCGGAAGATATTATGAGGGGCACTATAAAGCACTCGTCGTCGCCCAAGGGGTCAGTTTGAGCTATCTCATCTTTGGATTTGTCTCTTTCTTCTTACGCGTCGGAGTCTCGCTCCCTCGCAGCGTTTTGTTCATCGGCTGGTTTCTGACATGCGCGGAACTCATTGTCGCACGGCTGTGGACTATGATTTGGAGAGCGATTGATGATCGCGAACCAGCCGCGCATGGGCCGAATATCACGCGGCAGGGAACGAGGAGAGTCCTCGTCATCGGCGGGGCGGGATTTATCGGATCAGCGCTGCTGCCGAAATTGCTGCAGCGGGGGTATGAGGTGCGGTTGTTCGATTTGCTCCTTTTTGGAAAGGAGCCTATAGCCAACCTCGCAGGCTATTCAAACCTTGAAATCATTCAGGGTGATTTTCGGCACATGGACAAGGTTGTCCGCGCCATGAAAGGAGTGGATGATGTCATCCATCTAGGGGCCATTGTCGGCGACCAAGCCTGTTCTCTGGATGAGGAATTGACCATCGAAGTGAATTTGATCGCGACCCGAATGGTGGCCGAGGTGGCGAAGGGCAGCGGGATCAAACGCTTCTACTTTGCAAGTACGTGTTCCGTGTTCGGCTCCAACGAGGAAACGCTGGACGAACGGTCCGTCGTGAATCCGCTTTCTCTCTACGCACGAAGCAAGTTGGCGTCGGAGAGGGTATTGATGCCATTGGCCAGCGACGTTTTCTCTCCCGTCATTCTTCGTTTCGGCACGGTCTATGGACTTTCAGGACGCACGAGATTTGATTTAGTGGTGAATTTGTTGACTGCCAAAGCCCTCGCGGATGGAAAACTCTATGTCTTCGGTGCGGACCAATGGAGACCGTTCGTGCATGTCGATGATGCCGCCTTGGCGTTAACGAACGCAGTTGAGGCGCCGATAGAACTCATTCACAATCAAGTCTTCAATGTGGGGTCCAACGCACAAAATTATCAGCTGAGAGACGTCGCGCAGATTATTCGATCATTGGTTCCTGGCACGGTTGTGACGGAGCAGGAGGCCGGCGCAGATTTTCGCAATTATCGAGTCGATTTTACAAAAATCGCGCGGGTGTTGGAGTTCGTCCCTCAGTGGACGCTGGAACAGGGGGTGACCCAAGTTATCGCTGCTTTGAAACGAGGTGAAGTACCTGACTATCGGCATCCCATGTACAGCAACGTGACGTTTCTCAGCGAAGAACATAACTCCAATCTCATGCGACGAGAAATGGGATGGGCGGTAGATCTGATGAATATTAAGACCGTCCCATTGGACACAGGTTCCACGGTCAGCGCAGCGAGTTGA